In Mesorhizobium sp. 113-3-3, a genomic segment contains:
- a CDS encoding sensor histidine kinase, with product MGNSIRFRLWLAATLSIVVALAIAGFGLRYLFELNVERRMVSELTVDLNELIGATSFAADGRLSVAPDLNDTRFTIPLSGHYWQVEDRASRSLVRSRSLWDATLALPDRAANGGMRKIEELKGPGGELTVAVVRTITDADGRSFSAIVAEDHRTVELSVHEYVRDLVPALVVLAASLMVAFFIQITVGLAPLESLRVAVRNVIAQRAARLDVTAPSEVQPLADEINRLLDAQQKALARARSRATDLAHGLKTPLQVLSTDIRALRAKGETELADEIEKSAGAIRRHVERELARARLAPGVSGKASCRVREAAAGVIAVIKRTPGGKQLAFLIDVKEDLLAPIDEGDLSEMLGNLVENAARFARSSVQVNAWASGSEVSIAVADDGPGIPDADRESALSRGVQLDSKGGSSGLGLAIVSDIVEAYGGRLTMTNADPGLVVTIALPRHG from the coding sequence ATGGGCAATTCGATCCGCTTCAGACTCTGGCTGGCCGCAACCCTGTCGATCGTTGTCGCCCTTGCCATCGCTGGATTCGGGTTACGCTACCTGTTCGAACTGAACGTTGAGCGGCGTATGGTCAGTGAACTGACCGTCGATCTCAACGAACTGATCGGCGCGACCAGCTTTGCGGCTGACGGTCGGCTTTCGGTTGCACCGGACCTGAACGACACGCGCTTCACCATTCCGCTGTCCGGTCACTACTGGCAGGTGGAAGATCGGGCTAGCCGTAGCCTGGTACGCTCGCGTTCACTATGGGACGCAACGCTTGCATTGCCCGACCGAGCGGCAAACGGCGGAATGAGAAAGATCGAGGAGCTCAAAGGGCCGGGTGGCGAACTCACCGTAGCCGTCGTGCGCACCATAACCGATGCCGACGGCCGGTCTTTTAGCGCCATCGTCGCGGAAGACCATCGCACCGTCGAACTCTCGGTGCACGAATATGTCCGCGATCTCGTGCCGGCGCTCGTCGTGCTTGCGGCATCCCTCATGGTGGCATTCTTCATTCAGATCACCGTTGGCCTGGCGCCGCTGGAAAGCCTGAGGGTCGCCGTTCGAAACGTCATCGCGCAGCGGGCGGCACGATTGGATGTGACGGCGCCGAGCGAGGTGCAGCCGCTTGCCGACGAAATCAACCGCCTCCTCGATGCGCAGCAGAAAGCCCTTGCGCGCGCCCGCTCGCGCGCCACCGACCTGGCGCACGGCCTCAAGACGCCGCTGCAGGTCTTGTCCACCGATATCCGTGCCTTGCGCGCGAAGGGCGAAACCGAGCTGGCCGACGAGATCGAGAAGAGCGCCGGAGCGATCCGGCGTCATGTCGAGCGCGAACTCGCTCGCGCCCGTCTGGCGCCCGGCGTTTCCGGCAAGGCATCGTGCCGGGTCAGGGAAGCCGCTGCCGGCGTGATCGCCGTCATCAAGCGCACGCCCGGCGGCAAGCAGCTCGCATTCCTGATCGACGTCAAGGAGGATCTCCTGGCGCCGATCGACGAGGGTGATTTGTCGGAGATGCTGGGCAATCTGGTCGAGAACGCCGCGCGCTTCGCAAGATCCTCGGTCCAGGTCAATGCGTGGGCGAGCGGCAGCGAGGTGTCCATCGCCGTCGCTGACGACGGCCCTGGCATTCCCGATGCGGATCGCGAATCCGCTTTGTCGCGCGGTGTGCAGTTGGACAGCAAGGGCGGCAGCAGCGGGCTGGGCCTGGCGATCGTCTCGGACATTGTCGAAGCCTATGGCGGACGCCTGACCATGACCAACGCCGATCCAGGCCTGGTGGTGACCATAGCCTTGCCCCGCCACGGCTGA
- a CDS encoding response regulator transcription factor — translation MKILLAEDEPRIARDITEVLKAAGMAVDTVRDGEAAWFAGDVENYDAAILDLGLPKLDGLTVLKRWRANTRRFPVLILTARGLWTERVEGINAGADDYLPKPFEMDELLARLRAILRRSTGQAAPVLKSGPLLLDTRQMRISLRGVPVALSPLEYRLMAFLMHHAGRVVAPTELAEHLYDSGNDRDPNAIEVIVGRLRRKLGNDVIETRRGFGYFVPDGPS, via the coding sequence ATGAAGATACTCCTTGCCGAAGACGAGCCGCGCATCGCACGCGACATCACCGAGGTGCTCAAGGCCGCGGGAATGGCGGTCGATACGGTGCGCGACGGAGAAGCCGCCTGGTTCGCTGGTGATGTCGAGAATTACGACGCGGCGATCCTGGATCTCGGCTTGCCGAAACTCGATGGCCTGACGGTGCTGAAGCGCTGGCGGGCGAACACGCGCCGCTTTCCCGTTTTGATCCTGACGGCGCGGGGCCTCTGGACCGAGCGCGTCGAAGGCATCAACGCCGGCGCCGACGATTACCTGCCCAAGCCGTTCGAAATGGACGAACTGCTGGCGCGGCTGCGCGCGATCCTTCGCCGTTCGACCGGCCAGGCGGCACCGGTGCTGAAATCCGGACCGCTGCTTCTCGACACGCGCCAGATGCGCATTTCGCTGCGCGGCGTTCCCGTCGCGCTGTCGCCGCTGGAATACCGGCTGATGGCGTTCCTGATGCATCATGCCGGGCGCGTGGTGGCGCCGACCGAGCTTGCCGAGCATTTGTATGATTCCGGAAATGACCGCGATCCGAACGCAATCGAGGTCATCGTCGGACGCCTGCGCCGCAAGCTCGGCAACGATGTCATCGAGACACGGCGTGGATTTGGCTATTTCGTGCCCGACGGACCGTCCTGA